The segment GCAGTAATGCTCATGGCCACAAGGTGGAAGCAGAGACTTATTCATGAGGCTCCTGGGAGTGACCAGTTATCCCAGTAGCCCTGCAGAGTTTTCCCCTGCACACTTAGATGAGATATATATGTTTGAGAGGAAGTAAGTTGATCAACCCCCCACCACCCATTGTTTTCTCCTATCTTATAAATACATGTTGCAGGGCAGCCTATCTTTGGGGCTGTAGACCTTGCTCACGTGTCTGAGCCAGGGCTTGTCATGAACTCAGGGTGATACCCATCTTTTACCCCTTTCAATAATGATTTCTTGGAGAAAACTCAGAGGCTGCTTTTCCTTCTATAAAAGTAAGAGCCGAGAAAGCACTGTTGATGAACCTGGAAAAAGTGTGTGGCATACTCTTCGACGTTCATACCGACAGTCTACTGGTCTCAATGCTGAGAACCCATCAGCCTGCTTGCTTGAAGAAATTCCAATAGTCAGGAAAGAAAGATACTAAAGGTTGGAGGGGGACATCCACTTCGGCCTCCGACGGGGTCAGAGATAATGTTCCCAAgagatggaatttttaaaaattctagagTTCACAGGTATCCAGATAGAATTCTCAGGTCTAATAATATTGGAGAAACAACAACACAATATTCAGAGAAAGCTCCAAACTTTTGAGCAacacccaaaaggaaaaaaaaaaacctcatttgtAAATAGTTTACAAATTAAACTCAAACAAAATATgtttagaagaaataaaatgaatcatttatAGCTAAAAGGCTAATATAGACAGTATTTACTTGTaactttcaaacaaacaaacaaaacaaaacaagaaatcagAACAACTGTGAAAAACATGAGCCAAGATATAGAGAAATATTGACTCCTAGAAAGAGACCCAGAGTCACATTGGGAACCAAATGCATTCATGTGGAAATGTGGAAATGATATTTTGTACTTCAAAAACGAAAAGAAAGGATTGAGCCTGTCTGAGACACTCCTTGCTGCTTCTGACTTTTCTTGCCCAGGCACATTTATAGACATCCCTTTTGACCATATTTAACCTCAACCTCAGGTAACACATTCAGACTCAATTCCTGCCACACCCAGTGACTGTTACCTAACTCCAGTTGTCTGGGTAACCACTTAGGTTGGGAGCCTGAGGAGGCTTTTGGTCCTCTGTCAGTATTTTCTAGACCAGGCAGTGGCCACAGCAGAGGGATTTAGCTCCACCCAGGATGTTATCTCTGACCTGGGGCATGAGGCTAGTGGAAAGACCTGTGGTCCCCAGGGTCCTCCTCTTGCTGTTTGCACTCTGGCTGCTCCTCCTGGTTCCAGTCTGGTGTTCCCAAGGCCATCCCACTTGGCGTTACATCTCATCGGAGGTGGTTATTCCTCGGAAGGAGATCTACCATACCAAAGGACTTCAAGCACAAAGACTGCTCTCGTATAGCTTGCGTTTTCGGGGCCAGAGACATATCATCCACCTGCGAAGAAAGACACTCATTTGGCCCAGACACTTGTTGCTGACAACTCAAGATGACCAAGGAGCCTTACAGATGGAGTACCCCTTTTTTCCTGTAGATTGTTACTATATTGGCTACCTGGAGGGGATCCCGCAATCCATGGTCAGTGTGGATACTTGTTATGGGGGCCTGTCAGGGGTCATGAGGTTGGATGACCTTACCTATGAAATCAAACCCCTCAATGATTCACAGAGCTTTGAACACCTTGTTTCTCAGATAGTATCTGAGTCTGATGACACAGGGCCTATGAATGCATGGAAGCATTGGAGCCATAATACAGGTCCTCCCTTCTCCAGATTGGAATATGCGGATGGAGCTCCCAGACTATCTAGTAAGAACTACGCTACACATCCAGCTGCTATAAAAGGCCACTTTCAAGCAACTCATTCTGTGTATAGTGCTTCTGGAGGTAACAAACTTGCATCTACTGTCGGGTATTTGTTTAAAGTCATTAGTTTAATGGACACCTATCTGACCAATCTTCATATGCGGTACTATGTCTTTCTCATGACTGTGTATACCGAGGCTGATCCATTTCAACATGATTTTCGAGTTCCAGGAGGGCAGGCTCATACTTTCTATGAGTCAGTATTTTATCGTTTTTTTAGGCCTGATGCAGGAGCTATAATTAACAGGAATTCGCCAAGAGATGATGAAGTTAATCCAGCTGAGAGGAGTATATGTTCTGCCTCAGCCCTAATTTGTCTTGGTCAACATGGTCGAAatcctttatttttatctattataaTAACCAATCGTGTTGGAAGGAGTTTAGGCCTAAAACATGATGAGGCATACTGTATCTGCCAGAGAAGGAACACCTGCATTATGTCCAGAAATCCTCAATTAACAGATGCTTTCAGCAATTGTTCCCTTGCAGAGATAAGCAACATACTTAATACTCCTGATCTGATGCCATGTCTTTTCTATGACCGTCATGTTTATTATAATACATCATTTACTTATAACTTTTGTGGAAACTTCAAAATCGATAATGAAGAGCAGTGTGACTGCGGCTCCCAAAAAGCATGTTATTCAGATCCCTGCTGTGGAAATGATTGCAGGTTA is part of the Mus caroli unplaced genomic scaffold, CAROLI_EIJ_v1.1 scaffold_15431_1, whole genome shotgun sequence genome and harbors:
- the LOC110288617 gene encoding disintegrin and metalloproteinase domain-containing protein 21-like encodes the protein MLSLTWGMRLVERPVVPRVLLLLFALWLLLLVPVWCSQGHPTWRYISSEVVIPRKEIYHTKGLQAQRLLSYSLRFRGQRHIIHLRRKTLIWPRHLLLTTQDDQGALQMEYPFFPVDCYYIGYLEGIPQSMVSVDTCYGGLSGVMRLDDLTYEIKPLNDSQSFEHLVSQIVSESDDTGPMNAWKHWSHNTGPPFSRLEYADGAPRLSSKNYATHPAAIKGHFQATHSVYSASGGNKLASTVGYLFKVISLMDTYLTNLHMRYYVFLMTVYTEADPFQHDFRVPGGQAHTFYESVFYRFFRPDAGAIINRNSPRDDEVNPAERSICSASALICLGQHGRNPLFLSIIITNRVGRSLGLKHDEAYCICQRRNTCIMSRNPQLTDAFSNCSLAEISNILNTPDLMPCLFYDRHVYYNTSFTYNFCGNFKIDNEEQCDCGSQKACYSDPCCGNDCRLTPGSICDKELCCANCTYSPSGTLCRPIQNICDLPEYCSGARFICPDDTYLQDGTPCSEEGYCYKGNCTDRNVQCMEIFGVNAKNANIKCYEINKQRFRFGHCTRAEESLTFNACSDQDKLCGRLQCTNVTNLPFLQEHVSFHQSVISGSTCFGLDEHRGTETADAGLVRHGTPCARGKFCDRGACNGSSSHLGYDCTPEKCNFRGVCNNRRNCHCHFGWSPPKCKTEGQSGSIDSGSPPVQRRTIKQNLEPVVYLRILFGRIYFLFVALLFGIATRVGVTKVFRFEDLQAALRSGQVQAKDK